Proteins encoded in a region of the Teredinibacter purpureus genome:
- a CDS encoding pilus assembly protein gives MNSFNRVLVSFVTGSMVLYGAASTVVAAELELADEPLFLGISTDPNVFFELDDSGSMDWTILTIPYYHSCQYDRDSPGSTGDYNCSTSIRNDGLWRSYGNGSFRSYYYMFDASDNAYATGCGFYDYSYNVKDCGFTDVFSNDWRGGSSSFNVVYYNPTVTYSPWAGTGLTDASFTAARSDPQPAVAAVSAQAETNSQVAIPAQSARGQTYGYTDTQNLEDFVYYIWEDSHGFDDDDDYPKRGSNINRTTGANGWVDLWDNYYKYTVKAGSVEWEKVEWTINASSGSMSENIVASGSFSGTSTDPNVTPALTTAKIQQNIANWYSYSRRRSYVVKGAVGAVVSGSPSFRFGQTVINESSTLFNEVPPADVTKYSGYNQDLLNDLYSFNWPARGTPLRKGLEKAGEYISGNLSGKADPIIQSCQQNFTVLFTDGYWNGYSPSSTIDDRDGDGRKITVADVARYYYDHDLDTNLSDNVVPNVADPAEYQHMVTFPVAFGVTGDLVDTDSPEDGWPNPVLTESNTWGDNPASYNSGKIDDLWHAAYNSRGEYVAAQTPEEVLSSLTAALSEISSRDAASASVATSTGQISSSTAVFQAQFNSGDWSGRLYSFPLKADDSVDILNPNWQAGTVLDGLNFDTGRAIISNNGTTGITFRFPSDYATLSASDFTHAQLSELLVDAPYSLATGDTTEKSANQAFGESLINYLRGDRSNEGVSAGDFRPRSSVLGDIVDSDPKYVSQPSFFYPETLESSSYSSFRKTHENRKAMVYVGANDGMLHAFDAANGKELMSYVPSTILGELHALTDPAYFHKFFVNAAPTIVDAHFSGSWHTVLAGALGRGGQGVFGLDVTNPAGFSEANAASIFLWEFDDTDDADMGYSYSEPSIAKMANGKWVAVFGNGYNNTEADGAASTTGNSVLYIVDLGTGAVIKKIDTGVGSATTPNGMATPALVDVDNDYVVDYIYAGDLYGNMWKFDVTDTNSTNWDVAWVSGTTKKPLFATATGQAITTRPAVGLHPDEDGQMIYFGTGKYIETDDNNSLGEPDQSFYGIWDQNESVATGLPVISSDLLLQTIDYEFSTTLEGNTYNLRITSDETIDWQTHEGWRIDLVNRNNSPVDNQGERQVSEAILRNGRIIFPTNLPSDTPCTPGGTSWLMELDARDGSRLDETPFDLNGDGIFSELDYTYGVESIPDVPASGIQSDEGIISTPGILRDKNREVKYLSGSTGAISNFSESTGAQNIGRQSWRELE, from the coding sequence ATGAACAGTTTTAATCGTGTTTTAGTTAGCTTCGTTACGGGTAGTATGGTGCTTTATGGCGCGGCTTCTACTGTAGTAGCGGCAGAACTGGAATTGGCTGATGAACCATTATTTCTTGGCATTAGTACGGACCCCAATGTGTTTTTCGAACTAGACGACTCGGGGTCAATGGACTGGACTATATTAACAATTCCTTATTATCACTCATGCCAATACGACCGCGATTCACCTGGCTCAACGGGTGATTATAATTGTTCAACAAGCATCCGTAACGATGGATTGTGGCGATCTTATGGTAATGGCAGCTTTCGCTCTTACTACTACATGTTTGATGCAAGTGACAACGCTTACGCAACGGGGTGTGGCTTTTATGATTACTCCTATAACGTAAAAGATTGTGGTTTTACCGATGTATTTTCTAACGATTGGCGTGGAGGGTCGTCGAGCTTTAATGTTGTTTATTACAACCCAACCGTAACTTACAGCCCGTGGGCGGGTACAGGGTTAACTGATGCGAGTTTTACTGCCGCTAGAAGTGATCCACAACCTGCTGTTGCTGCGGTCTCGGCGCAAGCGGAGACGAACTCTCAAGTAGCCATTCCTGCGCAGTCTGCAAGGGGCCAAACCTACGGTTATACCGACACCCAAAACCTCGAAGATTTTGTGTACTACATCTGGGAAGATTCTCATGGTTTTGACGACGATGACGATTACCCTAAACGTGGGTCCAATATCAATCGAACCACTGGCGCCAATGGCTGGGTGGACCTTTGGGATAACTACTATAAATATACCGTTAAGGCGGGAAGTGTCGAGTGGGAAAAAGTCGAGTGGACGATAAATGCTAGCTCGGGATCAATGTCTGAAAATATTGTTGCTTCGGGTTCCTTTAGCGGCACGAGTACAGACCCTAATGTTACACCGGCTTTAACTACCGCTAAAATCCAACAGAATATCGCAAATTGGTACTCCTATTCGCGACGACGTTCGTATGTGGTTAAGGGCGCGGTAGGTGCCGTTGTTAGTGGATCGCCCTCCTTTCGCTTTGGGCAAACGGTTATCAATGAGTCGAGCACATTATTTAACGAAGTACCTCCCGCCGATGTCACCAAATACAGTGGCTATAATCAAGATCTATTGAACGACCTCTATAGCTTTAACTGGCCTGCCCGAGGCACACCTCTACGCAAAGGTTTAGAAAAAGCCGGTGAATATATTTCAGGAAATTTATCGGGTAAAGCCGACCCCATCATTCAGAGTTGCCAGCAGAATTTTACGGTATTATTTACCGACGGTTATTGGAATGGTTATAGCCCTTCTTCTACGATTGATGACCGAGACGGGGATGGCCGAAAAATTACAGTTGCAGATGTTGCCCGTTATTATTACGACCACGATTTGGATACAAACTTAAGCGATAATGTTGTGCCTAATGTTGCCGACCCTGCTGAATATCAGCACATGGTAACCTTTCCTGTTGCGTTTGGTGTAACGGGTGACTTAGTGGACACAGACTCCCCAGAAGATGGATGGCCAAACCCCGTGTTAACGGAATCGAATACGTGGGGTGATAACCCCGCCAGTTATAATTCCGGAAAAATCGATGATCTTTGGCATGCCGCTTACAATAGTCGCGGTGAATATGTTGCCGCTCAAACGCCGGAAGAAGTGTTGTCCAGCCTTACTGCGGCTTTAAGTGAAATTTCTAGCCGAGATGCTGCGTCGGCTTCTGTCGCCACCAGTACCGGCCAAATCTCCTCTAGTACCGCTGTCTTTCAGGCGCAGTTTAACAGCGGTGATTGGTCTGGGCGATTATATTCTTTTCCGTTAAAGGCCGATGACAGTGTCGATATTTTGAACCCCAATTGGCAGGCTGGTACTGTGCTCGATGGATTAAATTTTGATACTGGTCGCGCAATTATTTCTAACAATGGCACTACCGGTATCACGTTTCGTTTTCCCAGTGATTACGCAACGCTAAGCGCATCTGATTTTACCCATGCGCAGTTAAGCGAATTATTGGTAGATGCGCCCTATTCGTTGGCGACTGGAGACACAACAGAAAAAAGTGCAAACCAGGCCTTTGGCGAATCACTTATTAATTATCTCCGAGGTGATAGAAGTAACGAAGGCGTTTCGGCCGGCGATTTTCGGCCACGATCGTCCGTATTGGGTGATATTGTCGATTCGGACCCTAAATATGTGTCACAACCAAGCTTTTTCTATCCAGAGACACTGGAGTCTTCAAGCTATTCGTCATTTCGTAAAACCCACGAAAATCGAAAAGCGATGGTGTACGTGGGCGCAAACGACGGGATGTTACACGCGTTCGATGCTGCCAACGGCAAAGAGCTAATGTCTTATGTACCGTCAACGATACTAGGGGAATTACACGCGCTAACCGATCCGGCCTATTTCCATAAGTTTTTTGTGAATGCGGCGCCTACGATAGTCGACGCGCATTTTTCCGGGAGCTGGCACACCGTATTGGCGGGCGCTCTTGGGCGTGGTGGCCAAGGGGTATTTGGTCTTGATGTGACCAACCCAGCCGGGTTTAGCGAAGCGAACGCCGCCTCCATATTTTTGTGGGAATTTGATGACACCGATGATGCAGATATGGGCTATTCCTATAGCGAGCCGTCTATTGCCAAAATGGCAAATGGCAAGTGGGTAGCGGTATTTGGTAATGGGTACAACAATACTGAAGCCGACGGCGCCGCGAGCACAACAGGGAATTCAGTGCTGTACATTGTTGATCTTGGTACGGGTGCCGTTATTAAAAAAATTGATACGGGCGTAGGCAGTGCTACCACGCCCAATGGTATGGCTACGCCGGCGTTAGTCGATGTGGATAACGATTATGTTGTCGATTACATTTATGCCGGAGATCTATACGGCAATATGTGGAAATTTGATGTAACCGATACAAACAGCACAAACTGGGATGTTGCGTGGGTGAGCGGGACTACGAAAAAGCCGTTATTTGCAACAGCAACCGGTCAAGCGATAACCACGCGGCCAGCCGTTGGCTTGCATCCAGACGAAGATGGTCAAATGATATATTTCGGTACAGGAAAATATATCGAGACTGACGATAATAATTCACTGGGTGAACCAGACCAAAGCTTCTACGGTATCTGGGACCAGAACGAGTCAGTCGCAACGGGTTTACCTGTGATATCGAGCGATCTTTTATTACAAACAATTGATTATGAATTCTCGACCACACTTGAAGGCAATACGTACAACTTGCGCATTACGAGCGATGAGACCATTGATTGGCAAACACACGAAGGCTGGCGTATCGATTTAGTGAATCGGAATAACTCACCTGTAGACAACCAAGGCGAACGACAAGTGTCGGAAGCAATACTGCGCAACGGACGTATTATTTTTCCAACAAACTTACCCAGTGATACCCCGTGTACTCCCGGCGGCACCAGTTGGCTAATGGAGTTAGACGCGCGAGACGGAAGCCGCTTAGATGAAACACCGTTCGATCTCAATGGCGATGGCATTTTCAGTGAGCTGGATTACACCTATGGCGTTGAAAGTATTCCTGATGTACCAGCATCGGGCATTCAATCGGACGAGGGTATCATTAGTACGCCCGGCATATTGCGAGATAAAAACCGAGAAGTGAAGTATTTAAGTGGTTCAACCGGTGCGATATCCAACTTTTCCGAAAGTACGGGCGCGCAGAATATTGGTAGACAATCATGGCGAGAGCTGGAGTGA
- the pilV gene encoding type IV pilus modification protein PilV: MSLIGVRRYSLQKQCGFSMVEILISFIVLAAGLLGIASIQKKGVDNNHAAYLRTQAVSLAQDMTSRVRSNTAGFEAGNYNRPNSSYNANCLGAGCTAAQMASHDSFEWSSELALVLPIGEGIVCVDSSPDDGDNLASPACDGAGSELVIKIWWDAIPKDGEVDQRYAITFSI; the protein is encoded by the coding sequence ATGTCCTTAATCGGGGTACGACGTTATTCCTTACAAAAACAATGTGGTTTTTCAATGGTGGAAATTTTAATTTCATTTATTGTTCTGGCCGCAGGGCTATTGGGTATTGCATCCATTCAGAAAAAAGGTGTGGATAATAATCACGCCGCGTATTTGCGTACGCAAGCGGTATCGTTAGCGCAAGACATGACCAGCCGTGTTCGTTCAAATACTGCGGGTTTTGAGGCCGGTAATTACAATAGGCCCAACAGTAGTTATAACGCCAATTGTTTAGGTGCCGGCTGTACGGCGGCACAAATGGCGAGTCACGATAGTTTCGAATGGTCATCCGAATTGGCGTTAGTCTTGCCGATAGGCGAAGGCATAGTGTGTGTCGATTCGTCACCCGATGACGGGGACAATTTGGCGTCACCAGCGTGCGACGGTGCAGGAAGCGAACTCGTTATAAAAATCTGGTGGGATGCCATTCCAAAAGACGGGGAGGTCGATCAGCGCTATGCCATTACATTCAGCATTTAG
- a CDS encoding CBS domain-containing protein → MGVELMTQPHIADALNERTLSDLMSRNILTVYEGWSVKRVAAFFVKHGISGAPVIAADDELVGVVTQTDVVRFGSRSLNTKEVERLTQFYCGPYGGELSEDDVRHMQERASENCTVHSIMTPEVIGLDISTPLADVCQVLVERQLHRLFVTESERLVGVITARDILQKLLEA, encoded by the coding sequence ATGGGAGTAGAGCTAATGACTCAACCACATATTGCCGACGCGTTAAACGAACGGACACTATCAGATTTAATGTCTCGAAACATATTAACCGTTTATGAAGGCTGGTCTGTTAAACGAGTTGCCGCATTTTTTGTTAAGCATGGAATTAGTGGGGCGCCGGTTATTGCCGCCGATGATGAGCTTGTCGGTGTTGTTACCCAAACGGATGTCGTTCGGTTTGGTAGCCGCAGCTTAAATACCAAAGAAGTGGAACGACTCACGCAATTTTATTGTGGCCCCTATGGTGGCGAGCTTTCGGAAGACGATGTTCGTCATATGCAAGAACGTGCTAGTGAAAACTGTACGGTTCATTCCATCATGACACCAGAAGTGATAGGCCTTGATATTTCAACGCCGTTGGCCGATGTTTGTCAGGTGTTAGTCGAGCGTCAGTTACATCGTTTATTTGTCACTGAGTCAGAAAGATTAGTGGGCGTGATAACCGCTAGAGATATCTTACAAAAATTATTAGAAGCGTAA
- a CDS encoding peptidylprolyl isomerase: protein MSNCSHNHSQGHQETMATVEHATTHLEAGHMIKVNLTTISEDSIYREMQYHEAESQETAMVLAMESLVVAELLKQRAKTIGLSVDEHEQFVETLIEREVVQPKATDDDCLHYFTQNQKKFASPPLLEVKHILLACAPDDTAARSEANEMAVNIVAELKSNIGQFSALAKQYSRCPSAELGGSLGQISKGQTVPEFERQLFCCGEGLVESALESRYGVHIVFIAHKEAPRPLPYDLVADKIRDYLDTKVRNTAIAQYITTLIDDAEIEGFEFEEKKDRQFFHA from the coding sequence ATGTCTAATTGTTCGCATAACCACAGCCAAGGGCATCAAGAAACAATGGCGACCGTAGAGCACGCAACCACTCATCTTGAGGCTGGCCATATGATAAAAGTCAATTTAACGACGATTTCGGAAGACTCTATCTATAGAGAGATGCAATACCATGAAGCAGAATCACAAGAAACGGCCATGGTATTGGCGATGGAATCGCTGGTAGTTGCAGAATTGCTAAAGCAGCGCGCTAAGACCATTGGCCTGTCAGTAGATGAGCACGAACAATTCGTTGAGACACTAATTGAACGCGAAGTTGTACAGCCGAAGGCTACCGACGATGATTGTTTACACTACTTTACACAGAACCAAAAGAAGTTCGCCTCTCCACCATTGTTAGAGGTAAAGCATATTTTACTGGCCTGTGCGCCAGATGATACTGCGGCACGATCGGAGGCGAATGAAATGGCGGTCAATATTGTTGCTGAACTAAAATCCAATATTGGACAGTTTTCGGCACTCGCGAAGCAATATTCGCGTTGCCCGTCGGCCGAGCTGGGTGGCTCCCTAGGACAGATCAGTAAGGGGCAAACGGTACCAGAGTTCGAGCGACAGCTGTTTTGTTGTGGTGAAGGGCTTGTGGAGTCAGCCCTTGAGAGCCGTTATGGTGTGCATATTGTGTTTATCGCACACAAAGAAGCGCCGCGCCCGTTGCCGTATGATCTCGTTGCGGACAAAATTCGGGATTATCTCGATACCAAAGTCCGTAATACCGCCATTGCTCAGTATATTACAACATTAATTGACGATGCTGAGATAGAAGGCTTTGAGTTTGAGGAAAAAAAGGATCGCCAATTTTTTCATGCGTAA
- a CDS encoding GspH/FimT family pseudopilin produces MEKTTGQRRSLIPVNKSLGFSLVELMVVLAIAAMLLVVATPGFMDTSAKSIVRAGVTELASDLAYARSSAITRSTSVSICPSDEESSPRECNDGDWVDGWLIFYDTDEDGNLDAGEEVARVGSSMNARLAITVDNTVTFNRRGGKTNVSEFVFCIDEDTGDFNTRSIVVNVGGLVRGSRDTDEDGIHNSGESGGNLACP; encoded by the coding sequence ATGGAAAAAACAACAGGTCAACGTCGGTCGCTTATACCGGTTAATAAAAGCCTTGGTTTTAGTCTTGTTGAACTTATGGTAGTGCTTGCCATTGCCGCGATGTTGCTGGTCGTAGCAACACCGGGTTTTATGGACACGTCGGCAAAATCGATAGTGCGTGCAGGCGTAACGGAATTGGCCTCCGATCTTGCGTATGCGCGAAGCTCGGCAATAACGCGTTCTACCTCTGTCTCCATTTGCCCTAGCGATGAAGAGAGTAGCCCTCGGGAATGTAACGATGGCGATTGGGTTGATGGCTGGCTAATTTTTTATGACACAGACGAAGATGGCAATCTAGATGCCGGTGAAGAGGTCGCGCGTGTTGGGTCTTCTATGAATGCGCGCTTAGCGATAACAGTCGATAACACGGTAACCTTTAATCGTCGTGGTGGTAAAACCAATGTCTCCGAATTTGTATTTTGTATCGACGAAGATACGGGCGATTTTAATACGCGCTCTATAGTAGTGAATGTAGGAGGGCTTGTACGCGGTTCCCGCGATACAGATGAAGATGGTATTCACAATAGCGGCGAAAGCGGAGGCAATCTGGCATGTCCTTAA
- a CDS encoding pilus assembly PilX family protein, whose amino-acid sequence MMMTPPLHSNQQGVTLAVTLIFLFVLFIVGVSAVKTSLVEEKMTANLRDRHIAFEAGESALKTAENWLDAMLDYPTPSSAGTYDMWLLGTLGSGKWWKTNTAEWWVDKSTASDTNSMQYAAPRYLVEERAFVQSGENLIIGSGENKQGKYYYQVTSRGHGGSADTKVHLRSTFIKRFD is encoded by the coding sequence ATGATGATGACACCTCCATTACACTCGAATCAACAAGGCGTAACGCTAGCAGTCACGCTTATATTTCTATTTGTATTGTTTATTGTGGGCGTTTCTGCGGTTAAAACTTCATTGGTAGAAGAGAAAATGACGGCCAATTTACGTGATCGACATATAGCGTTTGAGGCTGGCGAATCGGCATTAAAAACAGCGGAAAACTGGTTAGACGCTATGCTCGATTATCCCACACCCAGTAGTGCAGGTACCTACGATATGTGGTTGTTAGGGACGTTGGGCTCAGGAAAATGGTGGAAGACAAATACCGCTGAATGGTGGGTAGATAAAAGTACCGCCTCGGATACTAACAGTATGCAATATGCGGCGCCGCGTTATTTGGTGGAAGAGCGGGCTTTTGTTCAAAGTGGTGAAAATTTAATTATTGGTTCTGGTGAGAACAAACAAGGTAAATATTATTACCAAGTGACATCTCGCGGGCATGGTGGTAGTGCCGATACAAAGGTGCATTTACGCTCAACTTTTATTAAACGTTTCGATTAG
- a CDS encoding PilW family protein: MPLHSAFRVKKSCTLQTFGGVKTTGLTLIELLVSMAIGAIILSGSVVVYVDQLQTSRQLTSFSTLQESGRVALDIIEHDIRMSGFTGCFSTNEELNNTLVTTYPASFQPEQGIQGWEAKDTEPGKAIDNILTSTALVRTTNGDWTTSGGNSLDELSVVPNSDIIRVWGAGESDILVNNLVVGTPNTFTVSVDDDIDDDAILMLSDCESVDIVQACAVSTSGTTKTVTLNTSCSPGNNAAIAIETKALQNPTVTALRGTAYLVSKQNNLAINPPSLFRAELDPDGGGIGEMQEVVQGVESLQILYGENLDDDNFKSADAYVTANNVSDWRNVVSVRVTLLLQSVDDNLASGVLPYVFNGVNYDGQEGNPSASDNRLRRVFSRTITLRNRTLGS; the protein is encoded by the coding sequence ATGCCATTACATTCAGCATTTAGAGTGAAAAAATCTTGTACTTTACAGACGTTTGGTGGCGTTAAAACCACAGGTTTAACGCTTATCGAATTACTGGTATCGATGGCCATTGGTGCGATCATTTTATCGGGCAGTGTAGTGGTTTACGTAGACCAACTACAAACGTCTCGTCAGTTAACGTCTTTTTCCACGTTACAGGAATCTGGCCGAGTGGCGTTAGATATTATTGAACACGATATTCGAATGTCGGGCTTTACCGGTTGCTTTAGTACAAACGAGGAATTAAACAATACGCTGGTCACTACGTATCCTGCGTCATTTCAGCCAGAACAAGGCATACAAGGCTGGGAGGCGAAGGATACTGAACCAGGAAAAGCGATCGATAACATTCTAACGTCTACAGCACTAGTTAGAACCACCAATGGTGACTGGACAACCAGCGGCGGTAATAGTTTAGATGAACTTAGTGTGGTACCCAATTCAGATATTATTCGCGTATGGGGTGCGGGCGAGAGCGATATTCTGGTGAATAATTTGGTTGTCGGTACGCCCAATACGTTTACGGTATCGGTCGACGACGACATTGATGACGATGCCATCCTGATGTTAAGTGATTGTGAAAGTGTCGACATCGTACAAGCGTGTGCCGTTTCAACCTCTGGTACCACAAAAACGGTCACGTTAAATACCAGTTGTTCACCCGGCAATAACGCGGCCATCGCTATTGAAACGAAGGCGCTTCAAAACCCCACCGTAACCGCGCTGCGAGGTACGGCTTACTTGGTTAGTAAACAGAACAACCTCGCGATAAATCCTCCCTCGCTATTTCGGGCAGAGCTCGACCCAGACGGTGGCGGTATCGGCGAAATGCAAGAAGTCGTACAGGGCGTAGAAAGTTTACAAATTTTGTATGGCGAGAATTTGGATGATGACAATTTCAAAAGTGCAGACGCCTACGTTACAGCAAACAACGTTAGCGACTGGCGAAATGTGGTGAGTGTTCGCGTAACCCTTTTACTGCAAAGCGTGGACGACAATCTGGCTAGCGGCGTTCTGCCTTATGTTTTTAACGGTGTGAACTACGACGGCCAGGAAGGTAATCCGTCTGCCTCCGATAATCGTTTGCGCCGTGTGTTTTCCAGAACAATCACGTTGCGAAACCGTACTCTAGGAAGCTAA